One stretch of Flavobacteriales bacterium DNA includes these proteins:
- a CDS encoding histidine kinase, giving the protein MRVLLHIACFSTILAIHAQKPHFTPVESLEGVSVTQMEQDQQGLLHLLAKGSHMTYDGMDIQVFHDADSLSFNYMTQLESATLLGTAQGALYRKSPVGPYMRLASFSSGIELIAPLSPDSILIILQNGETQLYRPSTAAYSLLELPTDIGMSNDILVSDETLYFATDRGLWSCNPRLEEWQNYAELKNKIVTDLSSAGDKNLLIALYDGEIASLDIQNAEVEFVLSGLEPVQQIVHCPDRLLIYHGDRLMIHHLDTAVMSDRSYDMEWPNIQCMYVDDEWNLWIGSSTGVSKAPLHFGHWLSEPDSEVRALGYADGDIYYGTDRGVFRSGSEGEELIMESNVSCMDIDQGIKAVGTFNDGLFIAMGSSGFQQVQGLVESTVLAVEILSDARILVSTLGGTQYVHWKNGSFEAVEQLHDLDTYYILTIHEAHGGNIFLGTDRKGLILLKEGKAIHSNEVEGDVLGTVHGIAGDGEARILLTTADHGVVSYVDHELSKVPSPHEQWSEYTSIVQVNEEEFLLIGSEEVAVYRSYDNELMAFDEEIGIGGAKAFNNNYVKIGERILFEQSGNLYLYYARSQTARSASKTMLLSAEADLRPIDAKNAHLKEDENSVQFKFNGLLYRNPEKLYFQYRLDGFDSDWRVTQDRVVTYPNLDPGSYEFVLRSGHDRANFNGEEVRFPFQIQRYFYNTFWFRSLMLLLFLGFIIWAWRRRVKSQFLNQRLELLQSQSRLMGLKAQLNPHFLFNSFNTIIGLTEEDPARSVEFTELLTDFYRMVIEVTEEETIPIEKEMDLVRCYIQLLQIRFDGALDIQFQGEFTDFDIPPMTLQLLIENAVKHNRAEKAEPLHIEIHREADLLSVKNDKRPKATSPHSLGVGLNNLRSRYELLFKKEIVIKEDSTHFEVMLPIADS; this is encoded by the coding sequence ATGAGAGTACTTCTCCATATTGCCTGTTTTTCTACGATACTGGCCATCCATGCCCAAAAGCCCCATTTCACTCCGGTAGAATCCTTGGAAGGGGTATCTGTCACTCAGATGGAACAGGACCAACAAGGCCTGCTTCATCTCCTTGCGAAGGGAAGTCATATGACCTATGATGGCATGGATATTCAAGTATTTCATGATGCGGATTCTTTGAGCTTCAATTATATGACGCAATTGGAGTCTGCTACTCTATTGGGCACCGCTCAAGGGGCTCTTTACCGGAAATCTCCTGTAGGTCCCTATATGCGTCTCGCAAGCTTCTCCAGTGGGATTGAATTGATTGCGCCACTATCCCCAGATTCCATACTGATCATCCTTCAAAATGGAGAGACCCAACTCTATCGACCATCGACAGCTGCGTATTCTCTCCTAGAACTGCCGACCGATATCGGTATGAGCAATGATATATTGGTATCCGATGAGACCCTCTACTTCGCCACAGACCGAGGATTGTGGAGCTGCAATCCCCGATTGGAGGAATGGCAGAACTATGCCGAGCTGAAGAATAAGATAGTCACAGATCTCTCTTCCGCAGGAGACAAAAATCTGCTTATAGCCCTATATGATGGTGAGATCGCCTCATTGGATATACAGAATGCGGAGGTGGAATTCGTGCTCTCGGGACTAGAGCCCGTGCAACAGATCGTCCATTGCCCCGATCGCCTACTGATCTACCATGGAGACCGACTGATGATCCACCATTTGGACACAGCAGTCATGTCTGACAGAAGTTATGACATGGAGTGGCCCAACATTCAGTGTATGTACGTGGATGACGAATGGAATCTTTGGATTGGTAGTTCTACAGGCGTATCCAAGGCTCCCCTTCATTTCGGCCACTGGCTTTCAGAGCCTGATTCCGAGGTGCGTGCACTCGGCTATGCGGATGGCGATATCTACTATGGTACGGATAGAGGAGTATTCCGAAGCGGCTCAGAAGGAGAAGAGTTGATCATGGAATCCAATGTCTCATGCATGGATATAGACCAAGGGATCAAGGCGGTAGGAACATTCAATGATGGCTTATTCATCGCCATGGGCAGCAGCGGCTTTCAGCAAGTACAGGGACTTGTGGAATCCACCGTTCTCGCTGTGGAGATCCTATCCGATGCTCGGATCCTGGTGAGCACCTTGGGCGGAACACAATATGTGCATTGGAAAAATGGAAGCTTTGAAGCCGTAGAGCAGTTACATGATCTGGATACCTATTATATCTTGACCATACATGAGGCCCATGGGGGAAACATATTCCTTGGAACAGATAGAAAAGGTCTAATCCTTCTGAAGGAAGGCAAGGCCATTCATTCCAATGAAGTGGAAGGTGATGTATTAGGCACGGTACATGGCATCGCTGGCGATGGAGAAGCCCGTATACTATTGACCACGGCAGATCACGGTGTGGTCTCATATGTCGATCATGAATTGTCCAAGGTGCCAAGCCCACACGAGCAATGGTCAGAGTACACCAGCATCGTGCAGGTCAATGAAGAGGAGTTCCTCTTGATCGGAAGTGAAGAAGTAGCGGTCTATCGATCGTATGACAATGAACTGATGGCCTTCGATGAAGAGATCGGTATCGGTGGTGCAAAGGCCTTCAATAATAACTATGTCAAAATAGGTGAGCGAATCCTCTTCGAGCAATCTGGGAATCTGTATCTCTACTACGCCCGATCACAAACAGCCAGAAGTGCAAGTAAGACCATGCTCTTGAGCGCAGAAGCCGATCTACGTCCGATAGATGCGAAGAATGCCCATTTGAAGGAGGATGAGAACAGTGTTCAATTCAAATTCAATGGCCTATTATATCGCAATCCAGAAAAACTTTATTTCCAATACAGACTCGATGGCTTCGACTCTGATTGGCGCGTCACTCAAGACCGTGTGGTCACCTACCCGAATCTTGATCCGGGCAGCTATGAATTCGTACTGCGTTCAGGACATGATAGAGCGAACTTCAATGGAGAAGAAGTACGTTTCCCCTTTCAGATCCAGAGGTATTTCTATAACACCTTTTGGTTCAGATCCTTGATGCTCTTACTTTTTCTTGGGTTCATTATCTGGGCATGGAGAAGAAGGGTCAAGAGTCAATTCCTCAATCAACGACTGGAACTCCTACAGAGTCAAAGCAGACTCATGGGACTCAAAGCACAACTCAACCCGCATTTCCTCTTCAACAGTTTCAACACCATCATCGGCCTCACCGAAGAAGACCCTGCACGGAGTGTCGAATTCACCGAATTATTGACCGATTTCTATCGCATGGTCATCGAAGTGACAGAGGAAGAGACCATCCCGATAGAGAAGGAAATGGACTTGGTACGTTGTTATATCCAATTGCTCCAGATACGTTTCGATGGTGCCCTCGATATCCAGTTTCAAGGAGAATTCACCGACTTCGACATTCCCCCTATGACACTGCAGCTTCTTATTGAGAATGCGGTCAAGCACAACAGGGCTGAAAAGGCAGAACCCTTGCACATCGAAATACACAGAGAAGCTGATTTGCTCAGTGTGAAGAATGACAAGAGGCCCAAA
- a CDS encoding T9SS type A sorting domain-containing protein yields MKTICTFIFSLAIALGMAQWPQYSIGTTLELGGVHVFSNGDVLIAGEMGLMKRSSDCGSTWTDVDITYLNDIGKFYFIDQNTGYVLGDDAAFGKTTDGGLTWTFSNTPASDDLEGLYFLNADMGWMVGKEGNIIHTSDGGATWMTQSSGSPARLHGVHFIDEMHGIVCGRDNTLLTTDNGGQTWTPLILATSGDMKDIAFAQGSAYIAAEGGLYRLNSTWDNVEFIAIDPNSEFEDVYFHNESIGWACGGPGKVMATNNGGETWIDIGIEGSPFELSAIHGQSFNQAFTVGEFGQINGVCTAVGLEGADFSETPWSVHYASDGTLHILFPDQGPRQPRFQIMDITGAMIAEESLTPLSSQNMYSIPAPDVAGVYLISMIEAGAIQTKRIVIHE; encoded by the coding sequence ATGAAAACTATCTGCACATTCATCTTTAGCCTTGCCATTGCTCTTGGGATGGCCCAGTGGCCCCAATACTCCATCGGTACCACATTGGAGTTGGGTGGGGTACATGTATTCTCCAATGGAGATGTACTCATCGCTGGAGAAATGGGACTCATGAAACGGAGCTCTGATTGTGGCTCCACCTGGACCGATGTGGATATCACCTATCTGAATGATATCGGTAAATTCTATTTCATCGACCAGAATACAGGGTATGTGCTAGGTGATGATGCAGCTTTTGGGAAGACTACAGATGGTGGTCTGACATGGACGTTCAGCAACACCCCCGCAAGCGATGACCTAGAAGGGCTCTACTTCCTGAATGCGGACATGGGCTGGATGGTCGGTAAAGAAGGGAACATCATCCACACGAGCGATGGAGGAGCCACCTGGATGACGCAATCCAGCGGAAGTCCGGCTCGTCTACACGGTGTTCATTTCATCGATGAGATGCACGGAATCGTATGCGGACGGGACAATACCTTATTGACTACTGATAATGGCGGACAGACCTGGACACCTTTGATTCTGGCTACATCCGGTGATATGAAGGACATTGCCTTTGCTCAAGGATCTGCATATATCGCAGCTGAAGGTGGACTATATCGTCTCAATTCTACCTGGGACAATGTCGAGTTCATCGCCATCGATCCAAATTCCGAGTTCGAGGACGTTTACTTCCATAATGAGAGCATCGGCTGGGCCTGTGGTGGACCTGGTAAAGTGATGGCCACCAATAACGGGGGAGAGACTTGGATAGATATCGGCATAGAGGGTTCTCCATTCGAGCTCTCAGCCATTCATGGTCAGAGTTTCAATCAAGCCTTTACAGTGGGCGAATTCGGACAGATAAATGGCGTGTGTACTGCGGTGGGACTAGAAGGTGCTGATTTCTCAGAAACACCATGGTCGGTCCATTATGCATCGGATGGGACTCTCCACATCCTTTTTCCAGACCAAGGTCCTCGTCAGCCACGCTTTCAGATCATGGATATCACAGGAGCCATGATCGCAGAGGAGAGCTTGACTCCCCTTTCTTCTCAGAACATGTATTCCATACCTGCGCCAGATGTGGCCGGAGTATACCTGATCAGCATGATCGAGGCTGGAGCAATCCAGACAAAACGAATTGTCATTCATGAATAG
- a CDS encoding YceI family protein, producing MRKFVLISILSTLSIAVHGQELMRSDDVYIHMKSDAPLEVIEAESSECLGIMEIERSSFLFKVKIRSFEGFNSPLQREHFNENYMESDRFPDALFKGFILSDIGNLDSTWNSIQVKGTLSVHGVDKERVLDIEMRRTADDLIEFRGTFEVRLDDHDISVPRIVYQKIAEVISITVRGSLQ from the coding sequence ATGCGAAAATTCGTTCTCATATCGATCCTATCTACTCTGTCCATTGCCGTTCACGGACAGGAATTGATGCGATCAGATGATGTCTATATCCATATGAAGAGCGATGCGCCCTTAGAGGTTATAGAAGCAGAGAGCAGCGAGTGCCTGGGAATCATGGAGATAGAACGATCCTCCTTCCTGTTCAAGGTCAAGATCCGATCGTTCGAGGGATTCAACAGTCCACTGCAGAGAGAGCATTTCAATGAGAACTATATGGAATCGGATAGATTTCCAGATGCGCTTTTCAAAGGCTTTATACTCTCAGATATCGGAAACTTGGATTCTACATGGAATTCCATTCAGGTCAAAGGAACCCTTTCTGTGCACGGAGTGGATAAGGAACGTGTGTTGGATATAGAAATGAGAAGAACGGCTGATGATCTCATCGAGTTCCGAGGAACCTTCGAGGTCAGACTGGATGATCATGATATCTCCGTGCCTCGGATCGTCTATCAGAAGATTGCCGAAGTGATCAGCATCACTGTACGAGGCTCGCTCCAATGA